In Microbacterium esteraromaticum, the following proteins share a genomic window:
- a CDS encoding MarR family winged helix-turn-helix transcriptional regulator, whose product MARPRPLPIDPLAEAKRQWLAHGWTDAAEGMAVVTSVMRAQQLLLARVDAALKPFQVTFARYEVLRLLAFSRTGTLPLSSVVARLQVHATSVTSTAERLVRDGLVRRDPHPHDGRAALLTLTDSGRDLVERATAALNTEVFSSPGLDADDAASLVGIVARLRKNAGDFTDPRPTPDPL is encoded by the coding sequence ATGGCTCGTCCCCGCCCTCTTCCGATCGACCCGCTCGCCGAGGCGAAGCGGCAGTGGCTCGCGCACGGCTGGACGGATGCGGCCGAGGGCATGGCCGTGGTCACGTCGGTGATGCGGGCGCAGCAGCTGCTGCTCGCTCGGGTGGATGCCGCCCTCAAGCCGTTCCAGGTGACCTTCGCCCGATACGAGGTGCTGCGTCTGCTCGCCTTCAGCCGCACCGGCACGCTGCCGCTGTCGAGCGTCGTGGCGCGTCTGCAGGTGCATGCGACGAGCGTGACGAGCACCGCCGAGCGCCTCGTGCGCGACGGACTGGTGCGCCGCGACCCGCATCCGCACGACGGTCGCGCCGCGCTCCTCACCCTCACCGACTCGGGGCGAGACCTCGTCGAGCGGGCGACGGCGGCGCTGAACACCGAGGTGTTCTCGTCTCCTGGGCTGGATGCCGACGACGCGGCATCCCTCGTCGGAATCGTCGCCCGCCTGCGCAAGAACGCCGGCGACTTCACCGACCCCAGGCCCACGCCCGACCCGCTCTGA
- a CDS encoding SRPBCC family protein, with translation MPSFTLERVVAASPEQVFDLSLDVGLHLASQRSHGERVASGRTSGLLGDGEHITWSARHFGVRFRMASVVFDVDRPRRFRDRQVRGPFGSFLHTHEFEPVDGGTLMRDTIRFRSPLGPLGRLVDAAVMRRHLMRVITERNDAISAHFG, from the coding sequence ATGCCGTCGTTCACCCTCGAACGCGTCGTCGCCGCATCGCCGGAGCAGGTCTTCGACCTCTCGCTCGACGTCGGGCTGCATCTGGCGTCGCAGCGCTCCCACGGCGAGCGCGTGGCGTCGGGGCGCACCTCAGGTCTGCTCGGAGACGGCGAGCACATCACCTGGAGCGCGCGGCACTTCGGGGTGAGATTCCGGATGGCCTCTGTCGTGTTCGACGTCGACCGCCCTCGACGCTTCCGCGATCGGCAGGTGCGAGGACCCTTCGGGTCGTTCCTGCACACCCACGAGTTCGAGCCCGTCGACGGCGGCACGCTGATGCGCGACACGATCCGGTTCCGCTCACCCCTCGGCCCCCTCGGCAGGCTCGTCGACGCCGCCGTGATGCGGCGGCATCTGATGCGCGTGATCACCGAGCGCAACGACGCGATCAGTGCGCATTTCGGCTGA
- a CDS encoding YdeI/OmpD-associated family protein has protein sequence MSELRLNTILEPMGPAGAIVLDDDQVATLSSAKAFPVVVTIGDRTARLRLARMGGKNLIGFSKAARAEMGVELGDEFDAIITPDAEERTVDVPDVLAAALESDPVARAAFEALAYSRRKEIARSIADAKQDATRQRRLEKALADLRTAL, from the coding sequence ATGAGCGAACTCCGACTGAACACGATTCTCGAGCCGATGGGTCCGGCCGGCGCGATCGTGCTCGACGACGATCAGGTCGCCACCCTGAGCAGCGCTAAGGCCTTCCCGGTGGTCGTCACCATCGGCGATCGCACCGCCCGGCTGCGCCTCGCCCGTATGGGCGGGAAGAACCTCATCGGCTTCAGCAAGGCGGCGCGCGCCGAGATGGGCGTCGAGCTCGGCGACGAGTTCGACGCGATCATCACTCCGGATGCCGAGGAGCGCACCGTCGATGTACCGGACGTGCTCGCCGCCGCGCTGGAGTCCGACCCTGTCGCGAGGGCGGCATTCGAGGCACTCGCATACTCACGCCGCAAGGAGATCGCGCGGTCGATCGCCGACGCCAAGCAGGATGCCACGCGTCAGCGTCGCCTCGAGAAGGCGCTCGCCGACCTCCGCACCGCCCTCTGA
- a CDS encoding putative immunity protein produces MSAAMGPLPDDADLTLSEDDRRELVQWTVACAERMLPLFLAERPHDSRPREALDAAHAFLRGELGIDEVRETAFACHAAARESTDPNAIAAARVCGQAAAVAHMAGHARQVPRYTAKAFPGDRSRRDEELAWQRMRVPERFDHYVYDGD; encoded by the coding sequence ATGAGCGCCGCCATGGGACCGCTGCCCGACGATGCCGACCTGACCCTCTCAGAAGACGACCGCCGCGAGCTCGTGCAGTGGACGGTGGCATGCGCAGAGCGGATGCTGCCTCTGTTCCTCGCCGAGCGCCCGCACGACTCCCGCCCCCGCGAGGCGCTCGACGCCGCTCACGCGTTCCTGCGCGGTGAGCTCGGCATAGACGAGGTGCGCGAGACGGCCTTCGCCTGCCATGCCGCGGCACGGGAGTCGACCGACCCGAACGCGATCGCCGCCGCGCGGGTGTGCGGACAGGCAGCGGCCGTCGCGCATATGGCCGGGCACGCCCGCCAGGTGCCGCGGTACACGGCCAAGGCGTTTCCCGGAGACCGATCGCGGCGCGATGAAGAGCTCGCCTGGCAGCGCATGCGCGTGCCCGAGCGCTTCGACCATTACGTCTACGACGGCGACTGA
- a CDS encoding enoyl-CoA hydratase-related protein: MTEYETILVEQRGRVGWITLNRPQALNALNGQVSEEVAAAASAFDADDSVGAIVVTGSERAFAAGADIKEMESKTGAEMLDTDHFGAWTRFAAVRTPVIAAVSGYALGGGCELAMMCDIILAADTATFGQPEINLGVVPGMGGTQRLIRAVGYYKAAELILSGRLIKADEAERIGLVSRVVPAADLIDEATRLAETIAEKSLPSLYAAKATLDAAMETTLEAGLAVEKQQFAALFDTADQKEGMAAFREKRPPHFQHR; encoded by the coding sequence ATGACCGAGTACGAGACGATCCTTGTCGAACAGCGAGGACGGGTGGGCTGGATCACCCTCAACCGGCCGCAGGCCCTGAATGCCCTGAACGGCCAGGTCTCCGAGGAGGTCGCGGCAGCGGCATCCGCCTTCGATGCCGACGACAGCGTCGGCGCGATCGTGGTGACGGGATCCGAGCGCGCGTTCGCCGCCGGAGCCGACATCAAGGAGATGGAGTCGAAGACCGGCGCCGAGATGCTCGACACCGACCACTTCGGCGCCTGGACACGCTTCGCCGCGGTCAGGACCCCCGTGATCGCCGCAGTGTCTGGCTACGCGCTCGGCGGCGGCTGCGAGCTGGCGATGATGTGCGACATCATCCTCGCCGCCGACACGGCCACGTTCGGTCAGCCCGAGATCAACCTCGGCGTGGTGCCGGGCATGGGCGGAACGCAGCGGCTCATCCGCGCGGTCGGCTACTACAAGGCCGCCGAGCTCATCCTGTCGGGCCGCCTGATCAAAGCCGATGAGGCCGAGCGCATCGGACTCGTCTCACGCGTCGTGCCCGCAGCCGACCTGATCGACGAGGCCACCCGGCTCGCCGAGACGATCGCCGAGAAGTCGCTCCCGTCGCTGTACGCGGCGAAGGCGACCCTGGATGCCGCGATGGAGACCACCCTCGAGGCGGGTCTCGCCGTCGAGAAGCAGCAGTTCGCCGCCCTGTTCGACACCGCGGACCAGAAGGAGGGGATGGCCGCGTTCCGCGAGAAGCGCCCCCCTCATTTCCAGCACCGATGA
- the mmsB gene encoding 3-hydroxyisobutyrate dehydrogenase, whose protein sequence is MTRIAFLGLGHMGLPMAVNLVKAGHEVHGFDLMPAATDAARAAGIPVAASGAEAVAEAEVVITMFPAGRHVISAYEDELLGAAAPGTLFIESSTIAVDEARTAHELALAAGHRNVDAPVSGGVVGAENGTLAFMVGGSDDDFAAALPLLEAMGKRIVHCGGPGLGQAAKVCNNMILAVSQIAVAEAFVLGERLGLEHQALFDVVSQASGQCWSITTNCPVPGPVPTSPANRDYQPGFAGALMAKDLGLALQAIEQTGTDARMGRLAQQLYAAFADGEGAGRDFSGIITDIREGTV, encoded by the coding sequence ATGACGCGCATCGCCTTCCTGGGCCTCGGCCACATGGGCCTGCCTATGGCCGTGAACCTCGTGAAGGCGGGGCACGAGGTGCACGGCTTCGACCTCATGCCGGCCGCGACCGACGCGGCCAGGGCCGCCGGCATCCCGGTCGCCGCGAGCGGGGCCGAGGCGGTGGCCGAAGCCGAGGTCGTGATCACCATGTTCCCCGCAGGCAGGCACGTGATCAGCGCATACGAGGATGAGCTGCTCGGCGCGGCCGCCCCCGGAACCCTGTTCATCGAGTCGTCGACCATCGCGGTCGACGAGGCCCGCACCGCCCACGAGCTCGCGCTCGCCGCCGGACATCGCAATGTCGACGCGCCCGTCTCCGGCGGCGTCGTCGGCGCCGAGAACGGCACTCTGGCGTTCATGGTCGGCGGGTCGGATGACGACTTCGCGGCGGCGCTGCCGCTGCTGGAGGCGATGGGCAAGCGCATCGTGCACTGCGGCGGACCAGGCCTCGGCCAGGCAGCCAAGGTGTGCAACAACATGATCCTGGCCGTCTCGCAGATCGCCGTCGCCGAGGCTTTCGTCCTCGGCGAGCGGCTCGGCCTCGAGCACCAGGCCCTCTTCGACGTCGTGTCACAGGCATCCGGTCAGTGCTGGTCGATCACGACCAACTGTCCCGTTCCTGGGCCGGTGCCCACGAGCCCGGCCAACCGCGACTACCAGCCCGGTTTCGCCGGAGCGCTGATGGCGAAGGACCTGGGGCTCGCGCTGCAGGCGATCGAGCAGACCGGAACGGATGCCAGGATGGGCCGCCTCGCGCAGCAGCTCTACGCCGCGTTCGCCGACGGCGAGGGTGCCGGTCGCGACTTCTCGGGCATCATCACCGACATCCGCGAGGGCACTGTGTGA
- a CDS encoding acyl-CoA dehydrogenase family protein: MTMITTTVTAEEREAILDAVREFAETELAPFAAERDEKHIFPRESLHRGGELGLGGIYVGEEFGGTGLARVDTVAIFEELAKGDPAVAAYISIHNMVAWMIDTYGDDAQRAQWLPPLTAMQQFGGYCLTEPGAGSDAANIATSATRDGDDYVLTGVKQFISGAGEAGVYVVMARTGDAGSGARGISAFLVPGDADGLSFGAPEKKMGWHAQPTRQVILDGVRVPASAMLGDEGRGFAIAMSGLNGGRLNIAACSLGGAQWALEKAVQYVHERVAFGEPLAEKQSILFAIADMRTELQAARLMVQDGARAVDEKAPDATMRCAMAKRFATDAGFEVANRALQLHGGYGYLQDYGVERVVRDLRVHQILEGTNEIMRLIVGREMLRPAGSASMRSAS; this comes from the coding sequence ATGACCATGATCACGACCACCGTCACCGCCGAGGAACGAGAGGCGATCCTCGACGCCGTGCGCGAGTTCGCCGAGACCGAGCTCGCCCCCTTCGCCGCCGAGCGCGACGAGAAGCACATCTTCCCCCGCGAATCGCTGCACCGCGGCGGCGAGCTGGGGCTGGGCGGCATCTACGTCGGCGAGGAGTTCGGCGGCACAGGGCTCGCCCGCGTCGACACCGTCGCCATCTTCGAGGAGCTGGCGAAGGGTGATCCTGCGGTCGCCGCGTACATCTCGATCCACAACATGGTGGCGTGGATGATCGACACCTACGGCGACGACGCTCAACGCGCCCAGTGGCTGCCGCCGCTGACCGCCATGCAGCAGTTCGGCGGCTACTGCCTCACCGAGCCGGGAGCGGGGTCGGATGCCGCGAACATCGCCACCAGCGCGACCCGGGACGGCGACGACTACGTGCTCACGGGCGTCAAGCAGTTCATCTCGGGCGCGGGCGAGGCCGGGGTGTACGTGGTGATGGCGCGCACGGGCGATGCCGGATCGGGTGCAAGGGGGATCAGCGCGTTCCTCGTGCCCGGCGACGCCGACGGCCTCAGCTTCGGCGCCCCCGAGAAGAAGATGGGCTGGCACGCCCAGCCCACCAGGCAGGTCATCCTCGACGGCGTGCGGGTTCCGGCCTCGGCGATGCTCGGCGACGAGGGCCGCGGTTTCGCCATCGCGATGTCGGGCCTCAACGGCGGCCGGCTGAACATCGCCGCCTGCTCGCTGGGCGGCGCGCAGTGGGCGCTCGAGAAGGCCGTGCAGTACGTGCACGAGCGCGTCGCCTTCGGCGAGCCGCTCGCCGAGAAGCAGTCGATCCTCTTCGCGATCGCCGACATGCGCACCGAGCTGCAGGCCGCCCGCCTGATGGTGCAGGACGGCGCGCGGGCAGTCGACGAGAAGGCCCCGGATGCCACGATGCGCTGCGCCATGGCGAAGCGGTTCGCCACGGACGCGGGCTTCGAGGTCGCCAACAGGGCCCTTCAGCTGCACGGCGGCTACGGCTACCTTCAGGACTACGGAGTGGAGAGGGTCGTGCGCGACCTGCGCGTGCACCAGATCCTGGAAGGGACGAACGAGATCATGCGACTCATCGTCGGACGCGAGATGCTGCGCCCAGCCGGATCGGCCTCGATGCGGAGCGCATCATGA